The sequence GCAAAACCGATCGCAAGTTCTCTCCCGATACTTTTTCTCCATCTATGTTCATACTCAAGAAGTTTTTTTTCTTGCGTATCCCCCTCCAGTGCTGCCTCTGCCGCCACACTACCTGCTATTTTGGCACAGACTGCTCCAGTGTATATTCCTCCTCCTGTTGTTGGCTTGACCTGACCTGCTGCATCCCCCACTGCAAGAAAACCATCTGCGACCGTTCGCCTGGCCATCCCGATCGGGATTCCACCGATCACCATATCTGTGATTGATCCTGTGATCGAGGGATGTTCTTTTATGAGCTTCTGGAGGTACCTCAGTGGCAACCGTCCTGAACCATCTGCAACACACAACCCAACGCGCCCAAACCCCTCCTCTGTGGGTATCATCCATGCAAAAAATCCTGGTGCAATTGATTCACCCAGAAAAAGCTCTACAAACCTGGAATCTTCAAACTCACAGCTTACCTCTGCCTGAATTCCAGGTATGATCTTTGGGAGATTGGAATCTCCAAGATAGGACCTTGTGATCTTTCGAGAAACTCCCTCTGCCGCGATGATGACATCTGCATCGATAAACTCTCGCTCACCAGAAATGCGAAGTTCGAGTCTTCCACGAGAACTGTTGAGCACTTTACTTCTCAGAAAAAGTGCACATCCTGCATCCATCGCATGATCTACAAGTTCCCGATCAAATAACCTCCGATCAACGATCCACGCCTTCTCACTGTGTCCATCAATTTTCAGGCGGTGGTGGAAGGCGTTTACGAACGCACCCTGCACGCTCCTGATGAGGAAGTTACCTCGATCAAGTTCACAGGCAGCAACCGCCCGTGTACTTACAATCCCTGCACATTGAACAGGCTCTCCAATTGCAGGGTGTTCCTCGATAATAACAGTCTTTGCACCATGCATTGCCGCGTATTTACCGGCGATTGCACCACATGGGCCTCCGCCGACAATCGCAACATCGAACTTCATCTCAAGGAATCGTTGGTTTTGTTATTATAGAAAAGCTATCGTCTCTGTAGATGAGCGGGAAGTACTGCCTCCCGATGTTGGTGGCTCGCATCTTAACCACACCAACTTTAAGTGCAAGTGCATTCTTATCACTATTATATTCAAGATCAAGGTGTATGATACCATCTGCAAGAAAGTCCTCCACACCACACCTGGTGAAGTATGAATCCGACTTCATCTCTGATATAAGAAAGGTTGTAAACCCCATCTCACGAAGCGTTTTGAAGAAGAGAAATATCTCACGTCTCGGCATCTCGACTTTTGTGAGTGAGTAAAGCCCATCAAGTGAGTCGATGGCAAGAAGCGTGTTCTTCCTACCATGTTGTATATTCTCAAGGTAGTTTGTGATCCGTTTGATCCAGTTCTGCTCAAGCCGATGATCAAGGCGCGACCGCTCAAGCTCGTCGTCAATATCGTTATATGAGACTATTGTCAGACTTTTGTGCTCTGGCATATTGAGTGCATTCATTTGCTCTAACATGCTTGCAGGTGTCTGTTCAAGCGTGACGTACAAACCCTCTCGGTTCTCATTGATCACGTTTTTGTAGAGGATACTGTATGCAAGTGAGCTTTTCATTGCTCCGGGTTTTCCACAGATTAGCATGACCGATCCTGCTGGAATACCCCCCTCAAGCAGGTCATCCATTCCACCAATGTATGTCCTGATCCGTTCCATCATCGTACCTCTTTTTTAGCCCTACTCGAAAAGTATTATTAGTTTCTGCTATATATTAGTTTCGTTATTATATAATTCAAATTTTAGTACATGTTAAACCAGACCTTTCACGCTCGCCAGCACATCTTCCTCGCTTGCATCAATACCCAGCTTACTGAAATATCTGCAGATATTGTGGATGTCACGGCTTAGAAATTCTTCTGCGTTCGGATGATCGAGCGTTACGCCCTGACCAATATCAATGAAAACAGGTCTCGCTTCGTCTCCACTCCCACCTTCAACCAGGATATTGAACTCGGAGAGATCTGCATGGACGAGTGATGCGTTCTGATATAACTTTGTGGTATAGTCGATCACAACCTCAAAGAATGATGCAGCATCTTCCAGATCCCTTCCAACATCCTTCAATCTTGGTGCATGCTGTTCATGTTCGCCTATAAACTCCATTATGAGGATATTTCGTTCTGATAATATCGGCTCAGGGACTCGTACGCCTGCATCACGCGCTCGTACGAGGTTCTTGAACTCTTTTTTCGTCCATTCAAAGACGATCGATTTCTTGGATTGTTTGATGTTCGCAAATCTTGGATCTCCAATGAGATAATCGCTCATCGCTTTGAAGTTGGAGGTTGTGATCCGATAGATCTTTATGGCAAGCTCTCTTTTGTCCTCACCAAGTGCATAAAAGACGTTTGCCTCTTTTCCTGTGCTGATCGAGCCGCCCATCGCTGTGATCACACCTCGATTTGCAAGTTTGTAGAGTGTCTCAAGGGTTGGCTTATCAAAGACATCCTCCTCCACCTTGAGTTCTTCTACCCCATGCTCTTTCATGTGAAGCCTTGAAATCTCTTCCTCAATCTTTCTCAAAAGTTTGTCTGTCATCCTTCTTCAACACCCTCAAGGAATCCTTTTTTTCTCAGCCATTCTACCTGTGGACGCGTGTATCTCCAGATAACTTCTGCCTTCTCGTCCTGGAAATCCCATGGTATCACAATAACCACATCTCCCTCGCGAACCCACACACGCTTCTTCATCTTGCCAACAATTCTTCCCATCCGTGTCTTACCATCAAGACACCGCACCCTGATTCTGCTTGAACCGAGCATACTCTCAACGATCCCAAGAATCTCGTTCTTATCTTTTCTTGGTGTCCTGACCCGAACCACTTCTTCATATTCTTTTTCCAGTTTATCACCTCATAGGTATTTGAAAAAATTCAGAAATATTAAACTCTTTTCACGCTCCACCTGAGAAGCACCCCATTTCCAAGCTGTTTGAAGTCTATCAGTTCAAGTGGTATGAGCGACTCATTTATCGAGAATCCATCACCATCAACGAGCGTTGGGGCATCAACTCCACCTACCACCAGACCACCGATGTATGTGTATAATTCATCAACCAGCCCCCCAGCAAATAGCGACCAGTTGAGCGTCCCACCTCCTTCAACCATGATGCGGTCGATACCCTGACGCTTAAGCTCAAGAAGCCCTGCTCTGAGATCGACCTGGTCTTCCCCTGCAATCACAATCTGGGCATACTCAGAGAGCGCACTGATACGTTCAAGAGGTGCAGCTTCAGATACAAGAATTATCCGCTCCCCATCGCCTTTATGGAGAATTTCAGCATCGAGTGGGGTTCTGGCACGACTATCCACAACCACCCGTGTCGGATTTGGGCATTCACCAGATTTTACGGTTAGAGAGGGATCATCTGCGAGGATCGTCCCAATTCCCACCATGATCGCATCAATGCCGCATTTTAATTTGTCAACACGCTTTAAGTCATCATCATTGCTGATTTTGACCTGCACTCGATCTTTTGTAGAGATCTTGCCGTCTGCACTCATTGCGGCATTGATAAATACGAAAGGTAGTGGATATTCATCAGAAATCTGTCATCACCCTGCGCTGATCTATTTCTTCTTTGTTCAGAGCCTTCAGGAACCTGCGGCATGCTCCTTCGACATCTTTGCTCTTTGTGATAGCACGTCCGACGATGAGAATGTCTGCACCACTATCAAGGGCAAGTTGCACTGTATCCTCTGTTATTCCTCCTGCGACCCCAACCAGGATCTGTCCAAGCTCTTTTATCGCCCCGATGGCTCCCCATGCTTCGTGTGAACCTTCGCCATAAAGTTCCACATCAATCGCGCGATGTAACTCGACAACCTCTGGCAGCGTCTTCAACTGCCTCAGAACCTCAACAGGATCATCCACATTGAGCATATCGATCACAGCATAGATCCCCGTCTTCTTTGCCTCTTCAATAGCCTTATCTATCGTTTCAATCGGTGCAAGCCCTGATATTACAACCGCATCAGCAGTGAGGTCTGATGCCATCCTTGCCTCGAGGTTTCCGGTATCAAGCGTCTTCAGATCTGCAACAATGAACGCATCAGGTTTTATTTCGCGAATTTTGCCGAGAACATCAAGTCCGTACCGCTTTATCAGTGGTGTTCCCGCCTCGATTATCAGATGATCATTTTTCGGTACCTGCGAAAGAACGTGGGTTATCAGATCCAGGTCGGGTATGTCGAGTGCAATCTGGAGGTATGGTGGATCCCAGAGCTTTGTAACCTTGAATCCCATCACAGGATGTATTGAACGATCCTTTTCATAGAGGACCGTATCTGCATCAGGAAATCCAATCAGAGCGCGTTTCAATGCGAGTTTTGTCGCACCGTAGTTGTACCTATAGATTTTATTGTAATCCTTCGCCTCTGGATGGATAAATACACTGGCAATAATCACTTGATCTTCCGCTTCCTCTTTCTGTATGATTCCTTCCTCCATTGCATCTGCAATTGCCTTTGCAACACCTGTTTGAGCAGGGCCAAAGATCTTTGATGCCTGATCAAGGTTCTCAACCGTTACTTTTGGAACGATCAGTGTGGACGGTTTCACAGGGAGGTTTGGTCTGATCACAGCTAAGAGTGGTGTATGTCCAGCAGAAAGCTGAGTCATGCCGTTGGTAAACGCCATGCCAACCGGGCCACTCTTACTTCCCACTATAAGATCGATGTGTGCGAGTTCGCCACCCTCACCCATCAATGCCTCGCCTACTTTAAACAAGATTCATGCACCCCATTTTCTTGATCATACCTTTCCATAGGGTTATTTATATTTATGCGTTCATCTCGTTTTTCGGGTGAGACTATGAAACGGAATGTACCACCTGTCGGAATCTTCATAGGTGGGTGGGGAATGCGCCTATCAACAATTACAAAAGCTGCACTCACAAAAATCTTTTTACCTATGCCGATTCCGATTGGGGAGAGGTCCAAAATTGCAGGAGAGCTACAGCAAGCTGTTTCTGAGACTCTGATTGAGATTGTAGAGAATGAAGAGGATTTAAAAGTATTGCAAAGTCTTGAAAGCCTTGGAATACTTGAAACAATTCCTCATACATGTCAAAGTATAATGAATGTAATCAAAAAGGAAAAGTACGAGAATCTGGAGCGTGAAGTTGAGCTATTGATGAAGCAAAAGATAGAAAAGTTCCAACGGAAATATTCAGGGAAGCTCGTTTCATCACTTGAAAAAAAGGTACTTGAGAGATCCTTTATTTCCGATTCATATCCAGCTCTGTGCGAAGTGCTTTCTGAGGAGGATGATGAGGCGCTGTTGGCGACTTTCTGGGAAGCGTGGCGTGAAACCTCACTTCTTGCAGAACCTTTGAATATGTTGAGGGTGTTTGGGGTCGATGAAGTTCATGCCATTATTGCAGAAGAGCTGTACGACTGGTTCAATGCGATATACGGCGGACATGCAAATAAACCACATATCATCGAGGTATTTGAGAAAAAGAGGCGAGATACTGGGGGAGCACTCGCAAACGCATTTAAAGCTTTTGAGAAGCTTGACCTGGACGATGATGACGTGGTTGTTCTTATGAGCGGGGATATCTGGTTCAACTTCTTCCTGAAACCTGCTATCGATCTGCACATGAAAAGACAGCGTGAGGTTGATAAGCCGATTTGCACGGTTATTCTCTACCCAGTACTTGAGAAAGAGTCGTACAGATTTGGTGTGATCGATTCGAGATCCAGCGAGGTTGATGAAGGGCTGTATCAGATCCGGAGATTCATTGAGAAACCCGAACCCAACACGCCCCAGTGGGAGGAAAAACTCGTTATCAATGGGCGTGCGCTCATCAATGCAGGAATTACGATCTACTCTTACGGGATTCATGATGAGATCATGGAGATCGATAGATCATTTGGTGAACAGAAGTGGCGTGAGGCTGATGTTATCCTGACAAAACTTGCAGAGGAGGGCAGGCTCTATGGTTACAACACAGGTGTTCAGCAGGCAGTGATCTCGGAGTTTGAAGGTGCATCGCTCTACTGGGCAGATATTGGAACGGTCGATGCCTACATCAGGGAGATTACAAACTGGGGTGTTAATCTCATACCCCTGTACACGATAATCGAGGGTGATGAAAAGATGCGGAGGTATGCGAAGGAGAAGGGGCTGGTGTGGTGATCTCGCAATCCGATAGAAACACAGCCAAATTATTTAAACGCAAAATACACAAGAGTGGTGAGGCGATCTTATGAATATCAAACGAATTCTGATTGCAGGTATTATTATATGGATAGTGGGCACGGCCTTTGGCGTTTTGACCTGTGGGTGGCTCTTCAACTGGGTTTATCAGCTACCGCCAAATATATGGAAGGATCCTACTGAAATAATGGCTGCAGGAAATGTGATCGGAGCAAATGTCATTGAGCTCCTTGGTGCGATGATATTTGTAGCGGTGTATGCATTCATATCAGGTGGAATTCCAGGTGAGGGTGTTAAGAAGGGGATGACGTACGGACTCATCGTCTGGTTGGTAGGAGTGCTCTCTGGAATTGCGTCAATGCCGTTTTATATGACGATAGCTACAACCGTGGTTGTCTACTGGATAGTGCAGGCGCTCGTGGTTAACCTAATCAACGGTGCAATCGTAGGGGTTATCTACAGAGATTAGAGAACCCGGGTATCTCTTCGATTCAAGATGCAGATAAATTCAATCAACGGTGGAATAACTGCCGTAGAAGGCGTGAAGGCGGCTGGTATAAAGAAGGGTAAATACGGGCTTGCTTTAATCTCTGGCGGAGGTACAGCTGCCTGTGTTTACACAAAGAACAGCTTCAAGAGCGGGTCACTTCTTGTAACAAATGAGCATATTGCGAGAAGTGGAATCTGTAATGCGGTTATCATAAATAGTGGGTGTGCAAATGCATTTACAGGCGATGAGGGAATCAGGGATGCTGAAAAGATCTGCAAAATGGTTGCACAGCACCTCAAGATCTCCCCTGAGACTGTTCTCATCGCATCAACCGGTGTTATTGGGGTAAGACTTGATATGGACCTGATTCTCAGTGAGTTCAATCTCATAAAGGATAAACTTAATTCTTCACCAGATGCAAGCAGGATGGTTGCAGAGGCAATAATGACAACAGACACGCATCCAAAAGAGGTTGCAGTCGAAATAAGGGGGTCAAACGGTTTTGTGATCGGGGGTGTTGCAAAAGGATCAGGGATGATCGCACCCGATATGGCGACAATGCTCGCTTTTATCTATACAGATGCGGCTTTAGACCACAAAACGCTTCAGGATGCACTGAGGGAGGCCGTCAATCATTCGTTTAATATGACGGTTGTTGATGGGGATATGAGCACAAACGATATGGTGCTTCTTGTATCAACTGGCAGAAGAAGCAATGTGGCTATCACGGAATTTCAGGCTGCCCTGAGTCACGTATGCGAGAGCCTTGCAAAGATGATCGCGGCAGATGGCGAGGGTGCAACAAAGTTGATCGAGGTTATGGTAAGGGGTGCAGTGACCAAAGAGGATGCCACAATGGCTGTTAAAACTATCCTGAGATCCCCACTTGTTAAGACCGCTATATTTGGTGGAGATCCAAACTGGGGCAGGATAGCATCTGCGATAGGCTACTCAGGGGCGTGTGTGCAGGAAGATAAGCTCTCAATTGAGCTTGCAGGTGGTGGGTTGACAGCATCTGTGCTATATCAGGGAAAAGCACGCAATGAGATGGACGTAGCGTCAAGGATCTTTGATGAGAACGAGATCCAGATCCTGGTCGATATTGGACTCGGTGATGAGGAAGCAAAAGGATGGGGCTGTGACCTCTCCTATGAGTATGTACGGATAAATGCTGAATATACAACCTGACGTACGGTTCATGTTGCAACTGCGCTTCCAGCTCTGCTCCTGTTTCGCGTCGCAAGCTTACTCCATGCATCGAGGTTGATCCACTTCATCACTTTTGCAGGATCGGACTGGAAATCATGGATAAGCTTTGTAACTGTGTCAAAGTCTCTGATTCCTTTATTAAACATAAATTCGAGCACAATACGTCGCTTATTAAGTTCTTCTTCAAGTTCTGTCCTATCCCAACCTCTTAATTGCATGATGGATGCTGCGACCTCTGAGTTTCCTGAACGATAGAACTCATCAAGTGCTGGATCCCACCTGAAGACCTCTATCGTCTTGATGTTTCGTGTTGATGTATCGATACCCGTAATCTCTGTGAGTTTCAGGTTTCTTCTGACGCGCTCCCCATTGACGTGTGTCTGAGCCTGGACTGATATGATATCAAGCGCCTCGAGCATCCCTCTTGGTACGTTGATCGGCGGACTTTCAAGCCGTCTTATCGCAGTTTCCACAGAATCGGCATGCATTGTGGAGAATGTTGTATGTCCTGTTGACATTGCCTGAAAGAGTGTGAGTGCTTCTTCCCCCCTCACCTCTCCCACGAGCAGGTACTCAGGTCGTTGCCTCAGTGCGGACTTGAGGAGCTTGTACATGTCAACATTCTCTCCTGTGCCTGATACAGAGACACGTGTAACATCAGGTATCCAGTTGGGGTGAGGTAGTCGAATCTCTCGCGTATCCTCAAGTGTTACAATCTTTGCCCTTAAGGGTATGAATAGTGAAATCGCATTTAATGACGTTGTCTTGCCAGAGGCAGTTCCGCCAATAAAGAGCAGACTCTTGGCGTTTTCAACCGCAAGCCAGAGGTATGCCAGCGTTTCAGGCGAGAAAGTCTTCCAGGCAATGAGATCGATCGGGGTGGTGGGCATCTCGTTGAACTTTCTGATCGTGAATGTGCTCCCATGTTTCGTGATTTCATCACTGAATGTGAGCTGGATCCTGCTGCCATCTGGCATCGTGGCATGAATCAGCGGATCTCGCTTTGAAATGTGCTTTCCTCCCTTCTGCGTGAATACCTGTACAAACTCATCGAGTTCTCGCTTCTCAAAGACCACATTCGTCTCGATGTCACGGTAGCGTTTGTGATATATGTAAATCGGCTTCTCCCATCCATTACATGAAATATCCTCGATATAAGCATCTTTCATAAGTGGTGTGAGCTTCCCGAACCTGAGATAGTCCCGTAATATATAATACTCAATCTTGAAGAAGAGGATCGGTTCGATCTCAATGATATAGTCTGCAACCACCTCACGTACCAGACGCTTCAGAAGATCCTCCTTTCTGACACCTTTGAGCGATGCTTCAAGAAGTCTGTGATGTATAATTTCTCTCACGTCTCGAAGCAATATTTTCTCGTAGGATGAAAGCTGTGGTTCTGTCACATGGTAATAATATTCATCATGTTCTTTTCTTAAAATTGTTGCATGAGAATAGGGTTCTTCAAGCCAGTAGCGATCAACAGTCTCAAAACCATCAAAAACTGGTTCTTCAAAGAGATACCCAAATTCAGATGGGCTGTACTCTCCAAAATCTATTGATTTCTCTTTCTGGAGCAGCTTTCGCAGCCTACCAAGTCCCAACTTATTTCCCCCACAGTCTCAGATTAGCTTCCAATAATTCCAACTACTAATTTTTCCGAGGGAGTATATAATTCCTACCCCCTCTATCACAGGGAGTTAACCTTTTCAACCACAATCACAATGGTGGTGTGAAAGATGTTCGTTGGTCTTGATCACGGGACGCGTGCGATTCGCTTTGCATCAGAAAGTAGTGTCTTTGAACTCAGGCGAGACCGGGCGAACAGGTTAGGATCACAGGAGATCATAGATGAGATTGAGAAGAACCTTGAGATCTCCACAGACGATATAACACTGATGGGGGTCTCCTATTCGATGGGGGATGAGATCACCAAGATCATCCCGATCTCAGAGAGTAAAACAAGGGGAGTACAGGCTGGAGATGGTGCAGGGATTCAGATTGGTGGTGGTACAAAGGTATTTGATGCAATTCGTGCTTCATCCATACCAGCGGTCCTGATCCCTGGTATCCATCGCGGAACTGTCGGAGATCCGAGAATGAACGTCTTCTCACATGGGGCAAGCCCCGAAAAGGTCGGTGTATGTTATCACATATATCTTGCAGGTCACAAAAGCTTTATCGTCGCTGACGTGAGTTCA comes from Candidatus Syntrophoarchaeum caldarius and encodes:
- a CDS encoding geranylgeranyl reductase family protein produces the protein MKFDVAIVGGGPCGAIAGKYAAMHGAKTVIIEEHPAIGEPVQCAGIVSTRAVAACELDRGNFLIRSVQGAFVNAFHHRLKIDGHSEKAWIVDRRLFDRELVDHAMDAGCALFLRSKVLNSSRGRLELRISGEREFIDADVIIAAEGVSRKITRSYLGDSNLPKIIPGIQAEVSCEFEDSRFVELFLGESIAPGFFAWMIPTEEGFGRVGLCVADGSGRLPLRYLQKLIKEHPSITGSITDMVIGGIPIGMARRTVADGFLAVGDAAGQVKPTTGGGIYTGAVCAKIAGSVAAEAALEGDTQEKKLLEYEHRWRKSIGRELAIGFAFHRWFSRLDDSTLSQLLEFLSEPEIKEMIEEFGDIDRPSILLKKLARLPKMKAASFALALMKSF
- a CDS encoding circadian clock protein KaiC yields the protein MMERIRTYIGGMDDLLEGGIPAGSVMLICGKPGAMKSSLAYSILYKNVINENREGLYVTLEQTPASMLEQMNALNMPEHKSLTIVSYNDIDDELERSRLDHRLEQNWIKRITNYLENIQHGRKNTLLAIDSLDGLYSLTKVEMPRREIFLFFKTLREMGFTTFLISEMKSDSYFTRCGVEDFLADGIIHLDLEYNSDKNALALKVGVVKMRATNIGRQYFPLIYRDDSFSIITKPTIP
- a CDS encoding serine/threonine protein kinase involved in cell cycle control, which translates into the protein MTDKLLRKIEEEISRLHMKEHGVEELKVEEDVFDKPTLETLYKLANRGVITAMGGSISTGKEANVFYALGEDKRELAIKIYRITTSNFKAMSDYLIGDPRFANIKQSKKSIVFEWTKKEFKNLVRARDAGVRVPEPILSERNILIMEFIGEHEQHAPRLKDVGRDLEDAASFFEVVIDYTTKLYQNASLVHADLSEFNILVEGGSGDEARPVFIDIGQGVTLDHPNAEEFLSRDIHNICRYFSKLGIDASEEDVLASVKGLV
- a CDS encoding Translation initiation factor 1A (eIF-1A) yields the protein MVRVRTPRKDKNEILGIVESMLGSSRIRVRCLDGKTRMGRIVGKMKKRVWVREGDVVIVIPWDFQDEKAEVIWRYTRPQVEWLRKKGFLEGVEEG
- a CDS encoding 5-amino-6-(5-phosphoribosylamino)uracil reductase — translated: MSADGKISTKDRVQVKISNDDDLKRVDKLKCGIDAIMVGIGTILADDPSLTVKSGECPNPTRVVVDSRARTPLDAEILHKGDGERIILVSEAAPLERISALSEYAQIVIAGEDQVDLRAGLLELKRQGIDRIMVEGGGTLNWSLFAGGLVDELYTYIGGLVVGGVDAPTLVDGDGFSINESLIPLELIDFKQLGNGVLLRWSVKRV
- a CDS encoding 3-hexulose-6-phosphate synthase; protein product: MGEGGELAHIDLIVGSKSGPVGMAFTNGMTQLSAGHTPLLAVIRPNLPVKPSTLIVPKVTVENLDQASKIFGPAQTGVAKAIADAMEEGIIQKEEAEDQVIIASVFIHPEAKDYNKIYRYNYGATKLALKRALIGFPDADTVLYEKDRSIHPVMGFKVTKLWDPPYLQIALDIPDLDLITHVLSQVPKNDHLIIEAGTPLIKRYGLDVLGKIREIKPDAFIVADLKTLDTGNLEARMASDLTADAVVISGLAPIETIDKAIEEAKKTGIYAVIDMLNVDDPVEVLRQLKTLPEVVELHRAIDVELYGEGSHEAWGAIGAIKELGQILVGVAGGITEDTVQLALDSGADILIVGRAITKSKDVEGACRRFLKALNKEEIDQRRVMTDF
- a CDS encoding Nucleotidyl transferase domain protein: MKRNVPPVGIFIGGWGMRLSTITKAALTKIFLPMPIPIGERSKIAGELQQAVSETLIEIVENEEDLKVLQSLESLGILETIPHTCQSIMNVIKKEKYENLEREVELLMKQKIEKFQRKYSGKLVSSLEKKVLERSFISDSYPALCEVLSEEDDEALLATFWEAWRETSLLAEPLNMLRVFGVDEVHAIIAEELYDWFNAIYGGHANKPHIIEVFEKKRRDTGGALANAFKAFEKLDLDDDDVVVLMSGDIWFNFFLKPAIDLHMKRQREVDKPICTVILYPVLEKESYRFGVIDSRSSEVDEGLYQIRRFIEKPEPNTPQWEEKLVINGRALINAGITIYSYGIHDEIMEIDRSFGEQKWREADVILTKLAEEGRLYGYNTGVQQAVISEFEGASLYWADIGTVDAYIREITNWGVNLIPLYTIIEGDEKMRRYAKEKGLVW
- a CDS encoding ornithine acetyltransferase, whose product is MQINSINGGITAVEGVKAAGIKKGKYGLALISGGGTAACVYTKNSFKSGSLLVTNEHIARSGICNAVIINSGCANAFTGDEGIRDAEKICKMVAQHLKISPETVLIASTGVIGVRLDMDLILSEFNLIKDKLNSSPDASRMVAEAIMTTDTHPKEVAVEIRGSNGFVIGGVAKGSGMIAPDMATMLAFIYTDAALDHKTLQDALREAVNHSFNMTVVDGDMSTNDMVLLVSTGRRSNVAITEFQAALSHVCESLAKMIAADGEGATKLIEVMVRGAVTKEDATMAVKTILRSPLVKTAIFGGDPNWGRIASAIGYSGACVQEDKLSIELAGGGLTASVLYQGKARNEMDVASRIFDENEIQILVDIGLGDEEAKGWGCDLSYEYVRINAEYTT
- a CDS encoding type II secretion system protein E, yielding MGLGRLRKLLQKEKSIDFGEYSPSEFGYLFEEPVFDGFETVDRYWLEEPYSHATILRKEHDEYYYHVTEPQLSSYEKILLRDVREIIHHRLLEASLKGVRKEDLLKRLVREVVADYIIEIEPILFFKIEYYILRDYLRFGKLTPLMKDAYIEDISCNGWEKPIYIYHKRYRDIETNVVFEKRELDEFVQVFTQKGGKHISKRDPLIHATMPDGSRIQLTFSDEITKHGSTFTIRKFNEMPTTPIDLIAWKTFSPETLAYLWLAVENAKSLLFIGGTASGKTTSLNAISLFIPLRAKIVTLEDTREIRLPHPNWIPDVTRVSVSGTGENVDMYKLLKSALRQRPEYLLVGEVRGEEALTLFQAMSTGHTTFSTMHADSVETAIRRLESPPINVPRGMLEALDIISVQAQTHVNGERVRRNLKLTEITGIDTSTRNIKTIEVFRWDPALDEFYRSGNSEVAASIMQLRGWDRTELEEELNKRRIVLEFMFNKGIRDFDTVTKLIHDFQSDPAKVMKWINLDAWSKLATRNRSRAGSAVAT